A window of Adhaeribacter arboris genomic DNA:
GTGAATCCAGTTGAACAGGCGCATCGGAAAGATTTACCCATTTACACCGTTGATTGGAATATTGGGCCTGGGCCGACCAGGAAAGAATTACCCATAAAACTCCCGCCAACCACCATTTAATCATCTGCCACCGCCGGTAATTGAATAAAGAAGGTGGTACCCTCATCTTCGGTAGTATGGAACCATATCCGGCCGCCAGCACTTTCAATGCCCCGCTTCGCCACAGCTAAGCCAATTCCCGACCCGGAGAATTTAGTGCTGAAATTCGGGATAAATACTTTGTGCGTAATATCAGCCGGAATACCAGTGCCGTTATCCTGCACCGAAATAAGCACTTTGTCGGGTGAGGTTTTCTGCAATGAAACCAAAATGCAAGGTGTGCGGCCCGCCGGAATGGCTTGTAAAGCATTAATAAATAAGTTATTAAAAGTTCGCACCATCAGGCTTTCGTCGGCCAATACATGGTAGTCGCCCGCCGGAATATGAATTTGAATGCGATTGTTCGCGTCTTGGTGCAACTCCGCACATTGCTGTAAAATACCCGCAATATTTATTTTTTCGGGTTTTAAATCCGGGAGGGTAGTAAAACTGGAAAAAGAAGTGGCAATATCACTCAAGGTATTGATTTGGGTAATTAAAGTACCGGAAATTTTACTGATTAAGGCTTCGGTATTTTCCCGCTTTTCGGCAATAGCTTTCTGCAAGTACTGCAAGGAGAGCTTCATGGGCGTTAGCGGATTTTTAATTTCGTGCGCTACTTGCCGGGCCATTTCGCGCCAGGCGGCTTCTTTCTCCCGGGTAGCCAGTTCTTTTTTACTTTCTTCCAGCTTCAGCAGCATATTGTTGTATTCACTTACCAGCAGGCCAATCTCATCCGCCGAATGATAATCTAACTTTTCGTTCTGGCCGGTCAGCGTCGTTTGTTTCAACTTCTGCGTAACTAACTTTAAAGGCACCGTTAATGCGCGCGAGGCTATGTAAGTAAGTACCATAAATACAATGAACATAGAAGTGAAAATGTTCATTATAGTGGTAAAAAGCTCGATTAGCTTGGAATCAAGCTCTTTTTCTGAATCGAAAAATGGCAACCCAATAAAAGCTTTCACGACATCTTTGTGCCCATCGGCGTAAAGCGGCAAATACAAAGCATTAAAACGGATATTACCGGCTTGTTCCTGTAATAAAACTTTACGGGCCTGGGCTTCCTCAATGCTCACAAAGGCTTCCGGATTAATGTAGCGCGACAAAAGTCCGGCATCAAAAATCAAAGGCTGGCTGGAGTACAGTAGTTTACCCTGATTATCATATAAATTAATATCCGTTTCGGATAAGTCGGCGAGTTGCCGAACCTGATCGCCTAATCGCTCTTGATTGTTGCGGTCGCCTTTTCTGGTAATGGTATTTAAGAAGTTCTCCTGAATCAGTTTACCGCGTTTATTATACGTGTCTTCTAAATCGCGGCGGTAAGAACCCGTAACTAAACTGGCAGTAGCAATACTTATTAATACCAGCGGAATGAGGATGCCAAAATTAAGGTATAACTGAATTTTAGTACTGAAATTGGTGCTGAATTCCCGAATGTAACGAGCCCGCATGAGTAAAAACAGCAGCATGTACAGCAGCAAACAAAGGGTATGCACCAGAAATAAGGCCGAAAAGTTAGAGGCCACATCGCGCAACGAATAATGCGCCGTTGTTACCACCAGTATTTTACCGTCTTTCGTCGGGAAACCTAAATGATGGTAACCATTTACCTGCAAACCATTGCCTTTTAATTCCGGATTGTCGAGGATGGCCGGCGAAAAGAACCGGGTATAGTTATAATCGCCTTCGTTGTAAGTGAGTCGTTTATTTTGATAAAAGGCATAACTAAAATCCCGGTTATATAAGGGCTGAAAGAATTTTTGATCGACTAATAACTCCGGAATAACGCTGTAAGGCGTTAACTTTTTTAAATTAAGCTCCAGCACAATGGTAGCCAGCGTTTTATGCACGGTTCGCAGCCGGATGAACTGAATGTATTTACGCGAATTCTGTTCTTCTTCTTCTTTTATGAGAAATAATCCTTCGTGTTCCGTAGGAACCGCCTTCTCCAGAAAATATTTAACATAAAGTGGCAAAGTAATATTATCATCTTCTTCGTCTATTTCTAAGCCTTTAGTATCCAGGGTTAAGCCGTTCGCATCAAATAGCCGGACGTTTACTTCGTACTTATCAAAATAATCGCGTAAATAATACCGCTCTATTTTTTGCTTCACAAAGTCAACGTTTACGAACGGGTCTAAAATAAATTTATTCCGGATGGAAGGATCGGCCTGTACTTTCAGGGATATGTCGTTTAATAAATACTCGCCTTGGATATCATTGTCCAGTAAAATACCCGAAGCAAACTTTTGTTTATTTACCAGCAGCAAATTTTGATAATGCACGTACATGGCCAGGCTGCCCGCTACGGAACTCATGCCAATAATCCAGAAAATAAATAAATAGGTTTGGTACGGATTAGCCGTGATGTTCCGGCGAAAGCGAACGTAAATAACGGCCACAAAAAACAGGAGACTCAAACCAAATAAAATAACATCGGCTTTGTTGCTGAAAGCTCCCAGAATAACCCCAATTCCCCCGGAGCCAGTTAACAGGTAATACCAGTAAGGAGCCGTATTATCGGGTTGAACCGCATGAAAAATTTGGGTGAGCAAATGCACAAAGATAAAAAAGATAGCCGTGTGCAGAATAAAAGCCGTATAGAGCAAAAATTTATAAAAAGAAAAATCCAGGCTTTGCGATACATCCAGGACTAGTAAGGAGTTCGTGAAGGAATCCAGGTAAAATTCATAAAGCCCGTGGAGCATAATGTAAAAAGCTACTCCACAACCCACTTTAACTAAAACCCGACCCGTCCGGGTTAGTTTTCTAAGGTAGCTGGTTATTTGCAGATGCCGGAAAATATAGGCTATGTTAAAAGTAAGCACCGCCAATAACACGGCGTTCAAGAGCAAATCCCCAATGGACGGCGAC
This region includes:
- a CDS encoding sensor histidine kinase, with product MKSRSFPYIHLIAAVLCFAAAALLNLYTYFSQSSTDKNISFVADNITKAINAAEQDVIVAKTYLREDTVLFSKLLGKTQYPCFIMKGDQLIFWSDHTTVTDFDNAAIKDEFSVVESKHGKYLVNKENYQNFTILLYIPLEVSFGINNTYLQSGLNEAIFGSMQARIIIDPNSAFPKLRTSEGTYLFSLQQLVETDVRKSSQAAIAVITLGIGFLVYCLVFVSRSYLRRGSYLKGLTILIVPLFILRLVLLYFNFPFSVLELEVFNPKLYAASFWSPSIGDLLLNAVLLAVLTFNIAYIFRHLQITSYLRKLTRTGRVLVKVGCGVAFYIMLHGLYEFYLDSFTNSLLVLDVSQSLDFSFYKFLLYTAFILHTAIFFIFVHLLTQIFHAVQPDNTAPYWYYLLTGSGGIGVILGAFSNKADVILFGLSLLFFVAVIYVRFRRNITANPYQTYLFIFWIIGMSSVAGSLAMYVHYQNLLLVNKQKFASGILLDNDIQGEYLLNDISLKVQADPSIRNKFILDPFVNVDFVKQKIERYYLRDYFDKYEVNVRLFDANGLTLDTKGLEIDEEDDNITLPLYVKYFLEKAVPTEHEGLFLIKEEEEQNSRKYIQFIRLRTVHKTLATIVLELNLKKLTPYSVIPELLVDQKFFQPLYNRDFSYAFYQNKRLTYNEGDYNYTRFFSPAILDNPELKGNGLQVNGYHHLGFPTKDGKILVVTTAHYSLRDVASNFSALFLVHTLCLLLYMLLFLLMRARYIREFSTNFSTKIQLYLNFGILIPLVLISIATASLVTGSYRRDLEDTYNKRGKLIQENFLNTITRKGDRNNQERLGDQVRQLADLSETDINLYDNQGKLLYSSQPLIFDAGLLSRYINPEAFVSIEEAQARKVLLQEQAGNIRFNALYLPLYADGHKDVVKAFIGLPFFDSEKELDSKLIELFTTIMNIFTSMFIVFMVLTYIASRALTVPLKLVTQKLKQTTLTGQNEKLDYHSADEIGLLVSEYNNMLLKLEESKKELATREKEAAWREMARQVAHEIKNPLTPMKLSLQYLQKAIAEKRENTEALISKISGTLITQINTLSDIATSFSSFTTLPDLKPEKINIAGILQQCAELHQDANNRIQIHIPAGDYHVLADESLMVRTFNNLFINALQAIPAGRTPCILVSLQKTSPDKVLISVQDNGTGIPADITHKVFIPNFSTKFSGSGIGLAVAKRGIESAGGRIWFHTTEDEGTTFFIQLPAVADD